Proteins encoded in a region of the Mucilaginibacter sabulilitoris genome:
- a CDS encoding arginine decarboxylase yields MQSYQEFLDLSVGFPQDGFEIIDDELYFQDLNLMEMIETYGTPLRFTYLPMITKKIQQAKLLFQQAIIKNNYRGSYKYCYCTKSSHFRHIVEEALRNEIHLETSSAFDMPMIDALEKKGAVNKDITVICNGFKTFQYKTYIIDMLHDGFKNIIPVLDNKEEFNLYDDEIEMDTPCNLGIRIAAEEQPDSQFYTSRLGVRMEDVIDFYHNKIEENPNFQVKLLHFFINSGISDTPYYWNELEKYVTLYCKFKKVNPALDTLDIGGGMPFKDSLVFDFDYEYMINEIVSRIKEICAEHDTIEPDIITEFGKYTVAEASGILYKVLGRKQQNDRERWLMLDGSFITNLPDVWALNQKYILLPVNNWDSEYERVNLGGITCDGQDYYNQEAHMNSVFMPKTRKVQYLGFFNTGAYQEVLSGYGGIHHCLLPSPKHVIIRRNRDETFNFEVFGEEQNSKQVLKILGYTT; encoded by the coding sequence GATGATTGAAACGTACGGCACTCCCCTGCGCTTCACTTATTTACCCATGATAACCAAGAAGATACAGCAGGCCAAGCTGTTATTTCAGCAGGCTATTATCAAAAACAATTATCGCGGCAGCTATAAATATTGTTACTGTACCAAAAGCTCGCATTTCAGGCATATTGTTGAAGAGGCGCTCCGTAACGAGATCCATCTCGAAACATCATCGGCATTTGATATGCCCATGATTGACGCCCTGGAGAAAAAGGGTGCTGTTAACAAAGATATTACGGTAATTTGCAACGGTTTTAAAACGTTCCAGTATAAAACCTATATTATTGACATGCTGCATGATGGCTTTAAAAACATCATCCCTGTATTGGACAATAAAGAGGAGTTTAACCTGTACGATGATGAGATTGAGATGGATACCCCATGCAACCTTGGTATCCGTATAGCAGCAGAAGAGCAGCCCGATTCGCAATTCTATACCTCGCGTTTAGGTGTGCGTATGGAAGATGTTATTGATTTCTATCATAACAAGATAGAAGAGAACCCTAACTTCCAGGTAAAACTATTACACTTCTTTATCAACTCCGGTATATCCGATACCCCATATTACTGGAACGAACTGGAGAAATATGTAACGCTTTACTGTAAATTTAAAAAGGTAAACCCGGCTTTGGATACGCTTGATATTGGTGGTGGTATGCCGTTTAAAGATTCGTTGGTTTTTGATTTTGATTATGAGTACATGATCAATGAAATTGTAAGTCGGATTAAAGAGATCTGCGCCGAACACGATACCATTGAACCGGATATTATTACCGAATTTGGTAAATATACCGTTGCTGAGGCTTCAGGCATTTTATACAAGGTTTTGGGCCGCAAGCAACAAAATGACCGTGAAAGATGGCTGATGCTTGATGGTTCATTTATCACCAACCTGCCCGATGTTTGGGCACTGAACCAAAAATACATTCTGTTACCGGTTAATAACTGGGATTCGGAATACGAGCGTGTAAACCTGGGCGGCATTACCTGCGACGGGCAGGACTATTACAACCAGGAAGCACACATGAACAGCGTATTTATGCCTAAAACCCGTAAGGTTCAATACCTGGGCTTTTTTAATACAGGAGCTTATCAGGAAGTATTGAGCGGCTACGGGGGTATCCACCACTGTTTACTGCCATCTCCCAAACACGTGATCATCCGCCGCAACCGCGATGAGACATTCAACTTTGAAGTATTCGGTGAGGAGCAAAACAGCAAGCAGGTTCTGAAAATCCTGGGCTATACTACTTAA